One stretch of Mus pahari chromosome 5, PAHARI_EIJ_v1.1, whole genome shotgun sequence DNA includes these proteins:
- the Xcl2 gene encoding cytokine SCM-1 beta, producing MRLPLLTFLGVCCLITCVVEGVGTEVLERSICVSLQTRRLPVQKIKTYTIKEGTMRAVIFVTKRGLKICADPEANWVKAAIKTVDGRASTRKNTAETVPTGAQRSTSTAITLTG from the exons ATGAGACTTCCCCTCCTGACTTTCCTGGGAGTCTGCTGCCTCATCACATGCGTTGTGGAAG gtGTGGGGACTGAAGTCCTAGAAAGGAGTATCTGCGTGAGCTTACAAACCCGGCGGCTTCCAGTTCAAAAAATCAAGACCTATACCATCAAGGAGGGAACCATGAGAGCCGTGAT TTTTGTCACCAAACGAGGACTAAAAATTTGTGCTGATCCAGAAGCCAACTGGGTGAAAGCAGCGATCAAGACTGTGGATGGCAGGGCCAGTACAAGAAAGAATACGGCGGAAACTGTTCCCACAGGAGCCCAGAGGTCCACCAGCACAGCCATAACCCTGACGGGGTAA